The Shewanella mangrovisoli genome has a window encoding:
- a CDS encoding O-antigen ligase family protein — protein MDTQTYTPENSDERLVWFAITGTYFFWFLGAMYLIAPVIGWILVLRMLGRLLFYAEGCRISLPIVSWIFAMLLMLLALVIGHLVEHLGIAQLIKSSIGWAKGWALLAVFPLIGGLHIRPQLIYRACCVVGKHTLILFPLFVLAWLLHLPTTLYVSPLSIVGGPGPEFFAVSLYEIDPGSGMPRWRLFTPWAPALGMVGNFYFLFALQETNKRYRFYGLAGSILMVLISQSRLAILCCLALVCYFNFIRYAKSPWLYLLVSPVFLLAGIFGESVLSSIEASIHSVKAARADSTRVREALGQIALERWANEAIVWGHGIVERGPHMVEYMPIGSHHTWYGLLFVKGIVGAFALAVALFVSVLSLLPSLMQSRLSAVGMAVLMILLLYTFGENLEILAYLFWPGLIVLGIAHNQAKQVASLRHKSLLQQPSLQPSQQSSETTQPSAD, from the coding sequence ATGGATACGCAAACCTATACTCCAGAAAATTCTGACGAACGACTAGTCTGGTTCGCCATTACGGGCACTTACTTTTTTTGGTTCTTAGGTGCCATGTATTTGATTGCGCCAGTGATCGGTTGGATCTTAGTGCTGCGAATGCTCGGCAGATTGCTGTTTTACGCCGAAGGATGCCGGATATCGTTACCGATAGTAAGTTGGATATTTGCCATGTTGTTGATGCTACTGGCATTAGTCATAGGCCATCTGGTAGAGCATTTAGGCATAGCCCAACTGATTAAATCCTCCATTGGTTGGGCTAAGGGCTGGGCGCTGCTGGCGGTATTTCCACTGATTGGCGGTCTGCACATTCGGCCACAGCTGATTTACCGCGCCTGCTGCGTGGTTGGCAAACATACCTTGATATTGTTTCCGCTGTTTGTACTCGCTTGGCTGCTTCACTTGCCGACAACCTTGTATGTCTCTCCCTTAAGTATTGTCGGCGGACCTGGGCCTGAGTTTTTCGCCGTTAGTCTGTATGAAATCGACCCTGGCAGCGGCATGCCAAGATGGCGCCTATTTACCCCTTGGGCTCCTGCACTTGGCATGGTGGGCAACTTTTATTTTCTATTTGCCCTGCAGGAGACCAATAAGCGTTATCGCTTCTATGGCTTAGCTGGCAGTATCTTGATGGTGCTTATCTCCCAATCCAGACTCGCCATCCTCTGCTGTCTCGCTCTCGTCTGTTATTTCAACTTTATTCGCTATGCCAAATCCCCTTGGCTGTACTTATTGGTGAGTCCGGTATTTTTATTGGCGGGTATTTTTGGCGAGTCGGTACTGTCTAGCATCGAAGCCAGTATTCACAGTGTAAAAGCCGCCAGAGCCGATTCGACTCGGGTGCGTGAGGCCCTCGGCCAAATTGCCCTCGAGCGCTGGGCAAACGAGGCGATTGTCTGGGGCCATGGCATTGTCGAGCGCGGCCCCCATATGGTGGAGTATATGCCGATTGGCTCGCACCATACTTGGTACGGTCTATTGTTTGTGAAGGGAATCGTTGGCGCCTTCGCGCTGGCGGTAGCCTTGTTTGTCAGCGTGTTATCTCTACTGCCTAGTTTGATGCAGTCCAGACTGTCGGCGGTTGGAATGGCGGTACTGATGATTTTGCTGCTTTACACCTTTGGCGAAAATTTAGAGATCCTCGCCTATCTCTTCTGGCCAGGGTTAATCGTGCTAGGGATTGCCCACAATCAGGCAAAGCAAGTGGCAAGTCTTCGCCATAAGAGCTTATTACAGCAACCATCACTACAACCATCACAGCAATCATCAGAAACCACTCAACCAAGTGCTGACTGA
- a CDS encoding exopolysaccharide biosynthesis protein, which yields MKASQEGYPLLWLKRALVNGSSLPAPARRKLYLKTVLSALAVIWLITGLVIVITPTRYTCKWVLILPGAGAGAVVSLDSLGQASSSSSSPYLSSAIDPRENYKAIALSDKLLSDAAAQLDLKASALGTPKLKLPSQTGLMEFSISANSAELAEQKAWAHYRTLQGTLSHLRIDEIHIRENGVRMGLESFADKVHQSQANIVAFQSKTGLVSLDQFKEVAVTIEHLRQSQVNLTAKLNGGLASQQLLEADLSLTATQSTDLLKLKNDQLFQQLLLKYTESTALLVGLNGHYGEQHPQVLSAKTEQKTMLDALHSRCQKLLARCDPKLMLVLSVDDIDGRAALMQKLINITTENEGLSHELASLSTQIDEWETRLKHSNDDAAKLEDLHRDHQLATAVFTSAIAKIDVGKADIFSAYPLLQLFAAPTRPEKPDKLGLILTLVGGIAASMMVIVGLSILWIRKPILQKILTND from the coding sequence ATGAAAGCATCTCAGGAAGGCTACCCTCTACTGTGGTTAAAGCGTGCGCTGGTCAATGGCAGCAGCCTGCCCGCCCCCGCCCGCCGTAAGTTATATCTAAAGACAGTGTTATCGGCATTAGCGGTGATTTGGCTGATCACAGGTCTTGTCATCGTTATCACTCCAACCCGTTACACCTGCAAATGGGTGTTGATTTTACCCGGTGCGGGCGCAGGCGCCGTCGTGAGTTTGGATAGCCTAGGTCAAGCCAGCAGTTCGAGCAGTTCTCCATATCTGAGTTCTGCCATCGATCCGCGGGAAAACTACAAGGCCATCGCCCTAAGCGACAAGCTATTAAGCGATGCCGCAGCGCAATTAGACCTTAAGGCCTCAGCGCTGGGCACGCCTAAGTTAAAGCTCCCCAGCCAAACAGGGCTGATGGAATTCAGCATCAGCGCCAACAGCGCCGAACTTGCCGAGCAAAAGGCATGGGCACACTATCGCACTCTGCAGGGCACACTCTCACACCTGAGAATCGATGAAATCCATATCCGTGAAAACGGCGTCAGAATGGGACTGGAGAGCTTTGCCGATAAAGTGCATCAGAGTCAGGCTAATATTGTCGCCTTCCAATCTAAGACTGGGCTGGTCTCGTTGGATCAATTTAAGGAAGTGGCGGTCACCATTGAGCATTTACGCCAAAGCCAAGTCAATCTTACCGCTAAACTCAATGGCGGCCTTGCCAGCCAGCAACTGCTGGAGGCCGATTTATCCCTGACGGCAACCCAATCCACTGACTTGCTCAAGCTGAAAAACGATCAGCTGTTCCAACAACTCTTACTCAAATATACCGAATCGACCGCGCTACTTGTGGGCCTTAATGGTCATTATGGCGAGCAACATCCACAAGTGCTGAGCGCCAAGACAGAGCAAAAAACCATGTTGGATGCATTGCATAGCCGCTGCCAAAAATTGTTGGCGCGCTGCGATCCAAAGTTGATGTTGGTCCTCTCCGTCGATGATATCGATGGCCGCGCCGCGCTGATGCAAAAACTGATTAATATCACCACAGAAAACGAAGGCTTATCCCATGAACTGGCGTCCTTGAGCACCCAGATTGATGAATGGGAAACCCGGCTTAAACACAGTAATGACGATGCCGCTAAGCTTGAGGATTTACACCGCGACCATCAACTTGCCACCGCAGTGTTTACTTCCGCGATTGCTAAAATTGATGTGGGTAAGGCCGACATCTTCTCCGCTTACCCGTTATTACAGCTGTTTGCAGCCCCGACTCGCCCCGAAAAGCCTGACAAGCTGGGCTTGATTCTAACCTTAGTGGGTGGCATTGCCGCCTCGATGATGGTCATTGTCGGATTGAGCATACTATGGATACGCAAACCTATACTCCAGAAAATTCTGACGAACGACTAG
- a CDS encoding polysaccharide biosynthesis/export family protein has product METLSHRHVGKIECKRRFSLSLATLGASICMLTACVTPQRTTQDQLCQQQAGEYCHYFGPQTSYLRQADQQLLTAQTENISLNPTAVQNVSATFSDTASLDVQLSVGDKLRVGVLHGEDFSADVEIDANGQIYLPYLPPINAQGLTIASLKQRISQTLVSEQLMQASSVRVNISPIAWAPIEVTVLGSVFEPGQHFINQKSDTEIKDDDKSHSGDQASDRTIAAALRASGGVRPDAQIRQVRVIRGQQHFLLDLSGVISGTQVPRFLLSAGDQIFVPSTRRFEDKLVRPSQITAPGIRVFISNLTQPASSNSQSAVDTEATRFPYGTRLLTGAIAANCVGGAQSTNASRHVLLVTRNPLSDQTDIVERSLDSLIRESWQPQMNPVLLPGDGIACYDSGVTNVREIARSLTDLLVPASLLGLL; this is encoded by the coding sequence ATGGAAACCTTATCACACCGCCATGTAGGCAAGATTGAATGCAAACGCCGTTTTTCCTTGAGCCTAGCAACCCTAGGTGCCTCTATTTGCATGTTAACGGCCTGCGTCACTCCCCAGCGCACCACTCAGGACCAACTCTGTCAGCAACAGGCCGGAGAATATTGCCACTACTTTGGGCCGCAAACCTCCTATCTGCGTCAGGCGGATCAACAGTTGTTAACCGCGCAAACGGAAAACATCAGTCTTAATCCAACAGCAGTTCAAAACGTTAGCGCCACATTCAGCGATACTGCCAGCTTAGATGTGCAGCTCTCAGTGGGTGATAAATTGCGGGTAGGCGTTTTACATGGCGAGGATTTCAGTGCCGATGTCGAGATTGATGCCAACGGTCAAATCTATCTGCCCTACTTACCGCCCATCAATGCCCAAGGCTTAACAATCGCCTCCCTCAAGCAGCGCATAAGTCAAACCTTAGTGAGCGAGCAATTGATGCAGGCCAGCAGTGTGCGCGTCAATATCAGCCCCATCGCCTGGGCACCGATTGAAGTGACAGTATTAGGTTCAGTGTTTGAACCTGGGCAGCACTTTATCAATCAAAAATCCGATACCGAAATTAAGGATGACGATAAAAGTCATAGCGGCGATCAGGCCAGTGATAGAACCATAGCCGCCGCCCTTCGCGCATCCGGAGGTGTTAGACCCGACGCCCAGATCCGCCAGGTACGCGTGATCCGCGGCCAGCAACATTTTTTACTGGATTTATCCGGGGTGATTAGCGGCACCCAAGTGCCACGCTTCCTCTTAAGTGCTGGCGATCAAATCTTTGTCCCAAGTACCCGCCGTTTTGAAGATAAACTGGTGCGCCCTTCGCAGATCACCGCGCCTGGGATCCGCGTGTTTATTTCAAACTTAACTCAACCGGCGAGCAGTAACTCGCAATCTGCCGTCGATACCGAAGCGACACGTTTCCCCTACGGCACGCGTCTGCTCACAGGTGCTATTGCGGCCAACTGTGTTGGCGGTGCCCAAAGCACCAATGCCAGTCGCCATGTGTTACTGGTGACCCGTAATCCGCTCTCGGATCAAACCGATATCGTCGAGCGTTCATTGGACAGCTTGATCCGTGAGTCTTGGCAGCCACAAATGAACCCCGTGCTGCTCCCCGGCGATGGCATTGCCTGTTATGACTCTGGCGTGACCAATGTGCGTGAGATTGCGCGCAGCTTAACCGACTTACTGGTGCCCGCAAGTTTACTCGGTTTGCTGTAG
- a CDS encoding STAS domain-containing protein, translating into MKFFPLEKYNASLVIFPTEMMMANTATHRAALLRHMEQNTNRLIINLEQVKYIDSSGLSVLISALKRAQQQDGEILLLSPSAHVRALIELTRLHQIFSIYEDQDAAIAHFSCH; encoded by the coding sequence ATGAAATTCTTCCCACTTGAAAAATACAACGCGAGCCTAGTGATATTTCCAACCGAGATGATGATGGCCAACACAGCTACCCATAGAGCCGCACTATTGCGCCATATGGAGCAGAATACCAACCGCTTAATCATCAATCTTGAACAAGTGAAATATATCGACTCTAGCGGGCTGTCGGTGCTGATCTCCGCCCTTAAGCGGGCGCAGCAACAAGATGGTGAAATTCTGCTGTTATCACCCTCGGCCCATGTGCGTGCCCTGATCGAACTAACGCGCTTACATCAGATATTCAGTATTTATGAAGATCAAGACGCAGCCATCGCGCACTTTAGTTGCCACTAG
- a CDS encoding ATP-binding protein — MNSLQFNLTHEQWRQHPFCDELEQFMLIQNVHERQRFKVITCVLEAVSNVISHTQDTHEPIVLIVHCNHDRIVVDLLDHSPTVPKVAFEECPNQLSEHGRGLWIMYNWMDAVRFQTTVLGSHLRLTLMRHH; from the coding sequence ATGAACAGCTTGCAGTTTAATCTCACCCATGAACAGTGGCGTCAACATCCATTCTGTGACGAGTTAGAGCAGTTTATGCTGATACAAAATGTGCATGAGCGCCAACGCTTTAAAGTGATTACCTGCGTACTCGAAGCGGTAAGTAATGTGATTAGCCATACTCAGGATACCCATGAGCCTATTGTGTTGATCGTGCATTGTAACCACGACCGTATCGTCGTCGATTTACTCGATCATTCCCCCACAGTGCCCAAGGTTGCCTTCGAGGAGTGTCCAAACCAACTGAGCGAGCATGGCCGTGGCCTGTGGATCATGTACAACTGGATGGATGCGGTGCGTTTTCAAACCACAGTGCTTGGCTCACACTTAAGATTAACCTTAATGCGTCATCATTAA